A window of Ranitomeya variabilis isolate aRanVar5 chromosome 2, aRanVar5.hap1, whole genome shotgun sequence contains these coding sequences:
- the UXT gene encoding protein UXT gives MEEKVLKYEAFVTDTLQRDLRRVLENRDSVYEKISQYLQLKNVIERLKELESGPLQTQVDLGCNFYVNAEVPDSSKIFVALGFGFFAELTLEEALRFIEKKNKMLTEISENLTKDAANIKAHIRLVLEGLRELQDLPNEPVTQG, from the exons ATGGAGGAGAAGGTGCTAAAATATGAGGCGTTCGTGACGGATACTCTGCAACGGGACCTGAG GAGAGTGCTGGAGAATCGTGACAGTGTGTATGAGAAGATCAGCCAGTATCTGCAGCTGAAGAACGTCATCGAGAGGCTGAAG GAGTTGGAGTCAGGACCCCTCCAGACACAGGTCGACCTGGGCTGCAATTTCTATGTGAATGCTGAGGT CCCGGATTCCTCCAAGATATTTGTGGCTTTAGGCTTTGGCTTTTTTGCTGAGCTGACTCTGGAGGAAGCGCTCAGGTTCATCGAGAAGAAAAATAAAATGCTGACGGA aATTAGTGAAAATCTAACCAAAGACGCTGCAAATATAAAGGCCCATATCAGACTGGTCCTGGAG GGTCTACGGGAACTACAGGATCTGCCCAATGAGCCAGTAACTCAGGGATAG
- the LOC143805141 gene encoding ER membrane protein complex subunit 3-like, with protein sequence MFVPGGSIEPEVFHFELPGKMATPELLLDSSIRLWVVLPIVFITFYSGLLRHHVTRLLQGEKKPELEPLSDSQVLIRSRILRENGKYIPRQSFLMRKFYFNDAETGFFKKTKRKVTQKNPMTDPSMMTEMMKGNLTNVLPMILIGGWINWAFSGFLTTKVPFPLTLRFKPMLQRGIELVSLDASWVSSASWYFLNVFGLRSMYTLILGQDNAADQSRIMQDQMTGAAMAVPPDTNKAFKAEWEAMEITEHQWALENVEEDLVSKDLNLE encoded by the exons ATGTTTGTCCCTGGCGGAAGTATCGAACCGGAAGTGTTCCACTTTGAGCTGCCAGGCAAAATGGCGACTCCGGAGCTGCTGCTGGACTCTAGTATCCGGCTGTGGGTTGTGTTACCCATCGTGTTTATCACCTTTTACAGTGGCCTCCTGAGGCATCATGTCACCCGGCTACTACAGGGCGAGAAGAAGCCGGAGCTGGAGCCGCTCAGTGACAG TCAGGTCCTGATCCGAAGCCGAATTCTCAGAGAAAATGGGAAATACATCCCGAGGCAG TCTTTTCTCATGAGGAAATTCTACTTTAACGATGCAGAAACTGGCTTCTTCAAGAAAACCAAAAGGAAAGTGACGCAGAAGAACCCAATGACAG ATCCCAGTATGATGACGGAGATGATGAAGGGCAACCTCACCAATGTCCTCCCCATGATCCTGATTGGAGGATGGATCAACTGGGCCTTCTCTGGTTTCCTTACAA CAAAGGTACCTTTCCCCCTTACTCTGCGATTCAAGCCCATGTTACAGCGGGGcattgagctggtatctctggacgcGTCTTG GGTCAGTTCTGCATCCTGGTATTTCCTGAACGTGTTTGGCCTGAGGAGTATGTACACGCTAATCCTGGGACAGGACAACG CTGCTGACCAGAGCCGTATAATGCAGGACCAGATGACAGGAGCCGCTATGGCAGTTCCGCCTGACACCAATAAAGCCTTTAAA GCTGAATGGGAAGCCATGGAGATCACAGAACATCAGTGGGCGCTAGAGAACGTGGAGGAAGATCTCGTCTCGAAGGACCTGAACCTGGAATAG